The Xanthomonas indica genome has a segment encoding these proteins:
- a CDS encoding bifunctional diguanylate cyclase/phosphodiesterase → MDQGVIASLLQHPLTSALVLLDADGRPLAANRAAQALELPRTVEAYAELLRAARERLLGGETMLACALPGTAGRRLDGWLRAVRDDSGGLLAYTLSVPEPVGSDGATRWEIALDSAEHGLWDWDIPSDTIFRSERWKRMLGYAGDAPADGLNALLPLVHGDDQERLRQAIRSHFEGRTETYMCEFRLRRQDGQWHWILDRGRIVARTADGSPLRMIGTHTDIHEQKLLEQRLRDQQTLLREAQRMTRMGSWSWDPLGDRVWCSREFLRVTGLDEQRAPSSRGWLRLLSRDSRAQLISIWRRMAREAKPANFEVELVRGSESPLHLRVWAQPQVEADGHIQRVLGQVQNITEQRQTDALIRWRTELLNRVSALGKIGGCEIEVGTRRMQWTEECYRIHGLRKEAIDLDHALALYTQDSRDAFESALVRIAEGGLPEQLDLCFHRPSGQRIWVQVLIELDERDGLPPRFVVLFRDITREREASERIELLAHYDLLTGLPNRQLLREQAEKAMHDAVERGTTLAMLFVDLDGFKSINDSFGHATGDALLKLAATRMHQQLRTSDLFGRFSGDEFVVVLRDLAEPGDAGHVARKLIAALAEPLHSGENVIKIGASIGIALMEEGRQDFDGLLRAADAAMYAAKESGRNTCHYYSQDVLLRAQRRLEIEHALHGALDREEFSLVYQPLVHAAGERAPAVEALLRWHRPGHGHCNPAEFIPIAEECGEIVRLGDWVIGEACRQAAAWDAAGLSFDRVSVNVSAMQLRDRGFAERVIELCQRNGWSPKRLELELTESALIRDSESLRRCFELFEQEGVLLAVDDFGTGFSNLHYLNRFPVQRLKIDRSFVQDMLHDSGTAKVTQAIVQLGHALGMQVVAEGVETVQEEALLREQGCDEIQGYLHSRPLPPRELAAWLRARQQVAPATHPRLVLAAQ, encoded by the coding sequence GTGGATCAAGGCGTCATCGCAAGCTTGCTGCAGCACCCGCTCACCTCGGCGCTCGTCCTGCTGGACGCCGATGGCAGGCCGCTGGCGGCGAACCGGGCAGCGCAGGCACTGGAGTTGCCGCGCACCGTGGAGGCGTACGCCGAGCTGTTGCGTGCGGCCCGCGAGCGCCTGCTTGGCGGCGAGACCATGCTGGCCTGCGCCCTGCCGGGCACCGCCGGGCGACGCCTGGACGGCTGGCTGCGCGCGGTCCGCGACGACAGCGGCGGGCTGCTGGCCTACACCCTCAGCGTGCCCGAACCGGTCGGCAGCGACGGCGCCACCCGCTGGGAGATCGCCCTGGACAGCGCCGAGCACGGCCTGTGGGACTGGGACATCCCCAGCGACACCATTTTCCGCTCCGAGCGCTGGAAACGCATGCTCGGCTATGCCGGCGACGCCCCGGCCGACGGCCTGAACGCGCTGCTGCCGCTGGTCCACGGCGACGACCAGGAGCGCCTGCGCCAGGCGATCCGCTCGCATTTCGAGGGCCGTACCGAAACCTACATGTGCGAGTTCCGCCTGCGCCGGCAGGACGGGCAGTGGCACTGGATCCTGGACCGCGGCCGCATCGTCGCGCGCACCGCCGACGGCAGCCCGCTGCGCATGATCGGCACGCACACCGACATCCACGAGCAGAAGCTGCTCGAGCAGCGCCTGCGCGACCAGCAGACCCTGCTGCGCGAGGCGCAGCGCATGACCCGCATGGGCAGCTGGTCCTGGGACCCGCTGGGCGACCGGGTGTGGTGCTCGCGCGAGTTCCTGCGCGTGACCGGCCTGGACGAACAACGCGCGCCGAGCAGCCGTGGCTGGCTGCGTCTGCTCAGCCGCGATTCGCGGGCGCAGCTGATCTCGATCTGGCGGCGCATGGCGCGCGAGGCCAAGCCGGCCAATTTCGAGGTCGAGCTGGTGCGCGGCAGCGAGTCGCCGCTGCACCTGCGGGTATGGGCGCAGCCGCAGGTGGAGGCCGACGGCCACATCCAGCGCGTGCTCGGCCAGGTGCAGAACATCACCGAGCAACGCCAGACCGACGCGCTGATCCGCTGGCGCACCGAACTGCTCAACCGCGTTTCGGCGCTGGGCAAGATCGGCGGTTGCGAGATCGAGGTCGGCACCCGGCGCATGCAGTGGACCGAGGAGTGCTACCGCATCCATGGCCTGCGCAAGGAGGCCATCGATCTGGACCACGCGCTGGCGCTGTACACCCAGGACTCGCGCGATGCGTTCGAGTCGGCGCTGGTGCGCATCGCCGAGGGCGGCCTGCCGGAGCAGTTGGACCTGTGCTTCCACCGCCCGTCCGGGCAGCGCATCTGGGTGCAGGTGCTGATCGAACTGGACGAGCGCGACGGCCTGCCGCCGCGCTTCGTGGTGCTGTTCCGCGACATCACCCGCGAGCGCGAGGCCAGCGAGCGCATCGAACTGCTGGCCCACTACGACCTGCTGACCGGCCTGCCGAACCGGCAGCTGCTGCGCGAGCAGGCCGAGAAGGCGATGCACGATGCGGTGGAGCGCGGCACCACGCTGGCGATGCTGTTCGTCGACCTGGACGGCTTCAAGAGCATCAACGATTCCTTCGGCCACGCCACCGGCGACGCCTTGCTGAAGCTCGCGGCCACCCGCATGCACCAGCAACTGCGCACCAGCGACCTGTTCGGCCGCTTCAGCGGCGACGAATTCGTGGTGGTGCTGCGCGACCTGGCCGAGCCCGGCGACGCCGGGCACGTGGCGCGTAAGCTGATCGCGGCGCTGGCCGAGCCGCTGCACAGCGGCGAGAACGTGATCAAGATCGGCGCCAGCATCGGCATCGCGCTGATGGAGGAGGGCCGCCAGGACTTCGATGGCCTGCTGCGCGCAGCCGATGCGGCCATGTACGCGGCCAAGGAATCCGGGCGCAACACCTGCCATTACTACAGCCAGGATGTGCTGCTGCGCGCGCAGCGGCGCCTGGAGATCGAGCACGCCCTGCATGGCGCGCTGGACCGCGAGGAGTTCTCGCTGGTGTACCAGCCGCTGGTGCATGCGGCGGGCGAGCGCGCACCGGCGGTGGAAGCGCTGCTGCGCTGGCATCGCCCCGGCCACGGCCACTGCAATCCGGCCGAGTTCATCCCGATCGCCGAGGAATGCGGCGAGATCGTGCGGCTGGGCGACTGGGTGATCGGCGAGGCCTGCCGCCAGGCCGCGGCCTGGGATGCGGCGGGGCTGAGCTTCGACCGCGTCTCGGTGAACGTCTCGGCGATGCAGTTGCGCGACCGCGGCTTCGCCGAGCGGGTGATCGAACTGTGCCAGCGCAACGGCTGGTCGCCGAAGCGGCTGGAACTGGAGCTGACCGAGTCGGCGCTGATCCGCGACAGCGAGTCGCTGCGCCGCTGCTTCGAACTGTTCGAGCAGGAAGGCGTGCTGCTGGCGGTGGACGATTTCGGTACCGGCTTCTCCAACCTGCATTACCTCAACCGCTTCCCGGTGCAGCGGCTGAAGATCGACCGCAGCTTCGTGCAGGACATGCTGCACGACAGCGGCACCGCCAAGGTCACCCAGGCGATCGTGCAACTCGGCCACGCGCTGGGCATGCAGGTGGTGGCCGAGGGCGTGGAGACGGTTCAGGAAGAGGCGTTGCTGCGCGAGCAGGGCTGCGACGAGATCCAGGGCTATCTGCACTCGCGGCCGCTGCCGCCGCGCGAGCTGGCGGCCTGGTTGCGCGCGCGCCAGCAAGTGGCGCCGGCGACCCATCCGCGGCTGGTGCTGGCTGCGCAGTGA
- a CDS encoding ABC transporter permease subunit: MLPFARDRSAPGQLAARPGVLPNLHDLAVFALLLGLGALLLHGASDMRAPLPPAGTAAVSLDLWQLPEYGLRTTLRMFAAMAASLLFTFVVATLAAKSRRAERVIVPALDILQSVPVLGFLTFTVTFFLGLFPGRQIGAELASIFAIFTSQAWNMAFSFYQSLRNVPRDLDEVARGFGLSAWQRFWRLEAPYATPSLIWNMMMSMSGGWFFVVASEAISVGDHTLELPGIGSYLALAIAQRNFAAVGWAVVAMAVLIALYDQLLFRPIVAWSDKFRAELTASQDKPQSWLYDLLRRTRLAKRLVAPLAWVWQRAMLVRWAPRHKPQPVATTREPGRSGVWGDRLWSAALALAGAAAAWFAYDYGRRHLGLHDLAEAFGGGLATLLRVVVLIALASVVWVPIGVWIGLRPKVAQRVQPLAQFLAAFPANVLFPFAVLAIVSTGANPNIWLSPLMILGTQWYILFNVIAGASAFPTDLREAATIYHLRSWTWWRRVILPGIFPYYITGALTASGGSWNASIVAELASWGHTQVQAYGLGAYIARATAAGDGPRVLLGVAVMSLFVTLFNRAVWRRLYVFAERRLRFD; this comes from the coding sequence ATGCTGCCATTCGCCCGCGACCGCTCCGCGCCCGGACAGCTCGCCGCACGTCCCGGCGTGCTGCCCAACCTGCACGATCTGGCGGTGTTCGCGCTGCTGCTGGGTCTGGGCGCGCTGCTGCTGCACGGCGCATCGGACATGCGCGCACCGCTGCCGCCGGCAGGCACCGCCGCGGTGTCGCTGGATCTGTGGCAGTTGCCCGAGTACGGCCTGCGCACCACCTTGCGGATGTTCGCGGCGATGGCCGCCTCCTTGCTCTTCACCTTCGTGGTGGCGACCCTGGCCGCCAAGAGCCGGCGCGCCGAACGGGTGATCGTGCCGGCGCTGGACATCCTGCAGTCGGTGCCGGTGCTAGGCTTCCTCACCTTCACCGTGACCTTCTTCCTGGGCCTGTTCCCCGGCCGCCAGATCGGCGCCGAACTGGCCTCGATCTTCGCCATCTTCACCAGCCAGGCCTGGAACATGGCGTTCTCGTTCTACCAGTCGCTGCGCAACGTGCCGCGCGACCTGGACGAGGTGGCGCGCGGCTTCGGGCTCAGCGCGTGGCAGCGCTTCTGGCGGCTGGAGGCGCCGTACGCCACGCCCTCGCTGATCTGGAACATGATGATGTCCATGTCCGGCGGCTGGTTCTTCGTGGTCGCCTCCGAGGCGATCAGCGTCGGCGACCACACCCTGGAACTGCCCGGTATCGGCTCGTACCTGGCGCTGGCGATCGCCCAGCGCAATTTCGCCGCGGTCGGCTGGGCGGTGGTGGCGATGGCGGTGCTGATCGCGCTGTACGACCAGTTGCTGTTCCGCCCGATCGTGGCCTGGTCGGACAAGTTCCGCGCCGAGCTCACCGCCTCGCAGGACAAGCCGCAGTCGTGGCTGTACGACCTGCTGCGGCGCACGCGCCTGGCCAAGCGGCTGGTCGCGCCGCTGGCCTGGGTCTGGCAGCGCGCCATGCTGGTGCGCTGGGCGCCGCGGCACAAGCCGCAGCCCGTGGCGACGACGCGCGAACCCGGCCGCAGTGGCGTGTGGGGCGATCGGTTGTGGAGCGCGGCGCTGGCGCTGGCCGGTGCGGCCGCGGCCTGGTTCGCCTACGACTATGGCCGTCGCCACCTGGGCCTGCACGACCTGGCCGAGGCCTTCGGTGGCGGTCTGGCCACGCTGCTGCGCGTGGTGGTGCTGATCGCCCTGGCCAGTGTGGTGTGGGTGCCGATCGGCGTGTGGATCGGGCTGCGCCCGAAGGTGGCGCAGCGGGTGCAGCCGCTGGCGCAGTTCCTGGCCGCGTTCCCGGCCAACGTGCTGTTCCCGTTCGCGGTGCTGGCCATCGTCAGCACCGGCGCCAATCCCAACATCTGGCTGTCGCCGCTGATGATTCTCGGCACCCAGTGGTACATCCTGTTCAACGTGATCGCCGGCGCCAGCGCGTTCCCCACCGATCTGCGCGAGGCGGCCACCATCTACCACCTGCGTTCGTGGACCTGGTGGCGGCGGGTGATCCTGCCCGGCATCTTCCCGTACTACATCACCGGCGCGCTGACCGCCTCCGGCGGTTCCTGGAACGCCAGCATCGTCGCCGAGCTGGCCAGCTGGGGCCACACCCAGGTACAGGCCTACGGCCTCGGCGCCTACATCGCCCGCGCCACCGCCGCCGGCGATGGCCCGCGGGTGTTGCTCGGCGTGGCGGTGATGTCGCTGTTCGTGACCCTCTTCAACCGCGCGGTCTGGCGACGCCTGTACGTCTTCGCCGAACGCCGCCTGCGTTTCGACTGA
- a CDS encoding nitrate/sulfonate/bicarbonate ABC transporter ATP-binding protein: protein MSYSASVPERAPLVRVQGVRKSYDKGGATPLVVLEDVDLTLNSGQIVGLLGRSGSGKSTLLRAIAGLLQPSAGSIAFRDAAPGQVADDIAMVFQSFALFPWLTVLQNVEVGLEARGVAADERRRRALAAIDLIGLDGYEGAYPKELSGGMRQRVGLARALVVRPKLLLMDEPFSALDVLTAETLRTDLLDLWSEGRMPIESILMVTHNIEEAVLMCDRIVIFGANPGRVIGEIEVTLPQPRNRLAPAFRALVDDIYARMTASPQRPQTREGVFPGSGIAMVLPRVSSNLLAGLIEAVAAEPYHGRADLPPLAAGLQLEVDELFPIAETLQLLRFAVFEQGDLQLTPAGQRFAELGTDARKQLFAQHLATYVPLAAHIRRVLDERPAHHAPARRFRDELEDHMSESYAAETVQAVTSWARYAEYFAYDKQADLFSLENPS from the coding sequence ATGAGCTATTCCGCAAGCGTGCCCGAGCGCGCCCCGCTGGTCCGCGTGCAGGGCGTGCGCAAGAGCTACGACAAGGGTGGGGCGACGCCGCTGGTGGTGCTGGAGGATGTCGACCTGACCCTGAACTCGGGGCAGATCGTGGGCCTGCTCGGGCGCTCCGGCTCGGGCAAGTCGACCCTGCTGCGCGCCATCGCCGGGCTGCTGCAGCCCAGCGCCGGCAGCATCGCCTTCCGCGACGCCGCGCCGGGCCAGGTGGCCGACGACATCGCCATGGTGTTCCAGAGCTTCGCCCTGTTTCCGTGGCTGACCGTGCTGCAGAACGTGGAAGTGGGCCTGGAGGCGCGCGGGGTGGCTGCCGACGAGCGCCGCCGGCGCGCCCTAGCGGCGATCGACCTGATCGGCCTGGACGGCTACGAAGGCGCCTACCCGAAGGAACTGTCCGGCGGCATGCGCCAGCGCGTGGGCCTGGCGCGGGCGCTGGTGGTGCGGCCGAAGCTGCTGCTGATGGACGAGCCGTTCTCCGCGCTGGACGTGCTGACCGCCGAGACCCTGCGCACCGACCTGCTGGACCTGTGGTCGGAAGGGCGCATGCCGATCGAATCGATCCTGATGGTCACCCACAACATCGAAGAAGCGGTGCTGATGTGCGACCGCATCGTCATCTTCGGCGCCAATCCCGGGCGGGTGATCGGCGAGATCGAGGTGACCCTGCCGCAGCCGCGCAATCGCCTGGCGCCGGCGTTCCGTGCGTTGGTCGACGACATCTATGCACGCATGACCGCCAGCCCGCAGCGACCGCAGACCCGCGAAGGCGTGTTCCCGGGCAGCGGCATCGCCATGGTGTTGCCGCGCGTGTCGAGCAACCTGCTGGCCGGCCTGATCGAAGCGGTGGCGGCCGAGCCCTACCACGGCCGTGCCGACCTGCCGCCGCTGGCGGCCGGGCTGCAGCTGGAAGTGGACGAACTGTTCCCGATCGCCGAAACCCTGCAACTGCTGCGCTTCGCCGTGTTCGAGCAGGGCGACCTGCAACTGACGCCGGCCGGGCAGCGCTTCGCCGAACTGGGCACGGACGCGCGCAAGCAACTGTTCGCCCAGCACCTGGCCACCTACGTGCCGCTGGCGGCGCACATCCGCCGCGTGCTCGACGAACGTCCGGCGCATCACGCGCCGGCACGCCGTTTCCGCGACGAGTTGGAAGACCACATGTCCGAGAGCTATGCGGCTGAGACGGTGCAGGCGGTCACCAGCTGGGCGCGCTACGCCGAGTACTTCGCCTACGACAAGCAGGCGGATCTGTTCTCGCTGGAAAATCCGAGCTGA
- a CDS encoding methyl-accepting chemotaxis protein has protein sequence MYSRLLIRLAAPLALTLLFPIAAGFDWPAPVRWAILTTMTLSWLGFAGWTAYSQTRRSPEQAKVMREQDHLLTELRSFVGNEIEGSRSEIERARELIRQAVSGLGGSFEAMNRKSRQQSVALARIVDRAGEDGGAGVDVARFAQHASQRMEQLVEALEQVSGQSSTTVHYIDDMSQHLDGIFALLEDVKSIADQTNLLALNAAIEAARAGEAGRGFAVVADEVRNLSERSTTFNEQIRKLAHSSKDAIAKVRETVSNMASRDMDRSREARAEAAAMLDNVAAINHSLGDGMREISECGRAIDSSVAEAVRALQFEDIATQALGGVHTHLDRLTAINREAVALQELLHRNGGVFDHELIDALQRVGNRLRDMRTEWERPPHKPVAQQSMGAGTVELF, from the coding sequence ATGTACTCACGCCTCCTGATCCGTCTGGCCGCCCCGCTCGCCCTGACGCTGCTGTTCCCCATCGCCGCCGGTTTCGATTGGCCGGCCCCGGTCCGTTGGGCCATCCTCACCACGATGACGCTGAGCTGGCTCGGTTTCGCCGGCTGGACCGCGTACAGCCAGACCCGGCGCTCGCCGGAGCAGGCCAAGGTCATGCGCGAGCAGGACCACCTGCTGACCGAGCTGCGCAGCTTCGTCGGCAACGAGATCGAGGGCTCCCGCTCCGAGATCGAACGTGCCCGCGAGCTGATCCGCCAGGCGGTCAGCGGCCTGGGCGGCAGCTTCGAGGCGATGAACCGCAAGTCGCGGCAGCAAAGCGTGGCGCTGGCCCGCATCGTCGACCGCGCCGGCGAAGACGGTGGCGCCGGCGTGGACGTGGCCCGCTTCGCCCAGCATGCCAGCCAGCGCATGGAGCAGCTGGTGGAGGCGCTGGAGCAGGTCAGCGGCCAGAGCAGCACCACGGTGCACTACATCGACGACATGTCCCAGCACCTGGACGGCATCTTCGCCCTGCTGGAGGACGTCAAGTCGATCGCCGACCAGACCAACCTGCTGGCGCTGAACGCGGCGATCGAAGCGGCGCGCGCCGGCGAGGCAGGCCGCGGCTTCGCGGTGGTGGCCGACGAGGTGCGCAACCTCTCCGAGCGCTCGACTACCTTCAACGAGCAGATCCGCAAGCTGGCGCACAGCTCCAAGGACGCCATCGCCAAGGTCCGCGAGACGGTCTCGAACATGGCCTCGCGCGACATGGACCGCTCCCGCGAGGCGCGGGCCGAGGCCGCGGCGATGCTGGACAACGTGGCCGCGATCAACCACTCGCTGGGCGACGGCATGCGCGAGATCTCCGAGTGCGGCCGCGCCATCGACAGCAGCGTCGCCGAAGCGGTGCGCGCCCTGCAGTTCGAGGACATCGCGACCCAGGCCCTGGGCGGCGTGCACACCCACCTGGACCGCCTGACCGCGATCAACCGCGAGGCCGTAGCACTGCAGGAACTGCTGCACCGCAATGGCGGCGTGTTCGATCACGAACTGATCGACGCCCTGCAGCGGGTCGGCAACCGCCTGCGCGACATGCGCACCGAGTGGGAGCGTCCGCCGCACAAGCCGGTGGCGCAGCAGAGCATGGGCGCCGGCACCGTCGAGCTGTTCTAA
- the hflD gene encoding high frequency lysogenization protein HflD, with protein sequence MTDSMDARMLALAGVAQALQQVRRIAETGQSEASLVRTLLDSVFRIDAPSPEAVYGRRADLAPGLRLLHNYFRNQGQDEVLPRLALAVIQLERRFAGDAETDAKVDAGLARIAPLLERHGDSTHPEVIAALGQLYADTISHLRPRVMVQGNPHYLGQAGVVAEIRALLLAAVRSAVLWRQMGGSLWDFLLAKRRMRETVDRALR encoded by the coding sequence ATGACCGATTCCATGGACGCGCGCATGCTGGCGCTGGCGGGCGTGGCCCAGGCCCTGCAGCAGGTGCGGCGCATCGCCGAGACCGGCCAGTCGGAGGCGTCGCTGGTGCGTACCCTGCTCGACAGCGTGTTCCGCATCGATGCGCCCAGCCCCGAAGCGGTCTACGGCCGCCGCGCCGACCTGGCGCCGGGCCTGCGCCTGCTGCACAACTACTTCCGCAACCAGGGCCAGGACGAGGTGCTGCCGCGGCTGGCGCTGGCGGTGATCCAACTGGAACGGCGCTTTGCCGGCGATGCCGAGACCGACGCCAAGGTCGACGCCGGCCTGGCCCGGATCGCGCCGCTGCTGGAGCGCCATGGCGACAGCACCCACCCGGAGGTGATCGCGGCGCTGGGCCAGCTCTATGCCGACACCATCAGCCACCTGCGCCCGCGGGTGATGGTGCAGGGCAACCCGCATTACCTGGGCCAGGCCGGGGTGGTGGCCGAGATCCGTGCGCTGCTGCTGGCGGCGGTGCGCTCGGCGGTGCTGTGGCGGCAGATGGGCGGCAGCCTGTGGGACTTCCTGCTGGCCAAGCGGCGCATGCGCGAGACCGTGGACCGCGCGCTGCGCTGA
- the mnmA gene encoding tRNA 2-thiouridine(34) synthase MnmA — protein MSGAAVMVGVSGGVDSSVAAWQLVQQGAAVSGLFMQNWADDGSGDCRADDDRRDAVAVCGRLGIPFHFRDFSQEYWQGVFAHFLAEYAAGRTPNPDVLCNREVKFKHFLDAARELGAERIATGHYARVDSVGGRWRLLRGLDRNKDQSYFLHQLGQAQLAATLFPVGELPKEQVRRIAREAGLPTHAKKDSTGICFIGERDFREFLGRYLPARRGEIRDPHEQVVAEHPGVFYFTLGQREGLNIGGVRGRAAAPWYVVGKDVARNVLYVDQDRDSPYLMANRLQSEIAHWIAGAPPARRFDCTAQTRYRQADEPCTVEVGDDGRLAVRFARPQRAVTPGQSLVLYQGEECLGGAVIATTDAPLERRLAQQAPAVHEDTIR, from the coding sequence ATGAGCGGCGCAGCGGTCATGGTCGGGGTCTCCGGCGGCGTGGATTCGTCGGTGGCGGCCTGGCAACTGGTCCAGCAGGGCGCGGCGGTGTCCGGCCTGTTCATGCAGAACTGGGCCGACGACGGCAGCGGCGACTGCCGCGCCGACGACGACCGCCGCGATGCGGTGGCGGTGTGCGGCCGGCTCGGCATCCCGTTCCATTTCCGCGATTTTTCGCAGGAGTACTGGCAAGGGGTGTTCGCGCACTTCCTGGCCGAGTACGCCGCCGGGCGTACGCCCAACCCGGACGTGCTGTGCAACCGCGAGGTCAAGTTCAAGCATTTCCTGGACGCGGCGCGGGAGCTCGGCGCCGAGCGCATCGCCACCGGCCACTATGCGCGGGTGGACAGCGTCGGCGGCCGCTGGCGGCTGCTGCGCGGGCTGGACCGCAACAAGGACCAGAGCTACTTCCTGCACCAGTTGGGCCAGGCGCAACTGGCCGCGACCCTGTTCCCGGTCGGCGAGCTGCCCAAGGAGCAGGTGCGCCGCATCGCCCGCGAGGCCGGCCTGCCGACCCACGCCAAGAAGGACTCCACCGGCATCTGCTTCATCGGCGAACGGGATTTCCGCGAATTCCTGGGCCGGTACCTGCCGGCGCGGCGCGGCGAGATCCGCGACCCGCACGAGCAGGTCGTGGCCGAGCATCCGGGCGTGTTCTACTTCACTCTGGGCCAGCGCGAGGGCCTGAACATCGGCGGGGTGCGCGGCCGCGCCGCAGCGCCGTGGTACGTGGTCGGCAAGGACGTCGCCCGCAACGTGCTGTACGTCGACCAGGACCGCGACAGCCCCTACCTGATGGCCAACCGGCTGCAGTCCGAGATCGCCCACTGGATCGCCGGCGCGCCGCCGGCACGGCGCTTCGACTGCACCGCACAGACCCGCTACCGCCAGGCCGACGAACCGTGCACGGTTGAGGTCGGCGACGACGGCCGCCTGGCGGTGCGCTTCGCGCGCCCGCAGCGCGCCGTCACCCCCGGCCAATCGCTGGTGCTGTACCAGGGCGAGGAATGCCTGGGCGGCGCCGTGATCGCCACCACCGATGCCCCGCTGGAGCGCCGCCTGGCGCAGCAGGCCCCCGCCGTACACGAGGACACCATTCGATGA
- a CDS encoding NUDIX hydrolase has product MTATAEPWQPDVTVATVVVRDGRLLQVEEAIAGALVLNQPAGHLEPDERLIEAAVRETLEETGWQVQPTAFIGAYQWKADNGRHYLRFAFAADPVAHDPQRPLDTGIVRALWMTPAELEAAAPRWRSPLVWQVVADYLAGRRYPLDLLRQVA; this is encoded by the coding sequence ATGACGGCGACCGCGGAACCCTGGCAGCCGGATGTGACCGTGGCCACGGTGGTGGTGCGCGACGGGCGCCTGCTGCAGGTCGAGGAAGCGATCGCCGGTGCGCTGGTGCTGAACCAGCCGGCCGGCCACCTGGAGCCGGACGAGCGCCTGATCGAGGCCGCGGTGCGCGAGACGCTGGAGGAAACCGGCTGGCAGGTGCAGCCGACCGCCTTCATCGGCGCCTACCAGTGGAAGGCCGACAACGGCCGCCATTATCTGCGCTTCGCCTTTGCCGCCGACCCGGTCGCGCACGATCCGCAGCGGCCGCTGGACACCGGCATCGTGCGGGCGCTGTGGATGACCCCGGCCGAGCTGGAGGCCGCCGCGCCGCGCTGGCGCAGCCCGCTGGTGTGGCAGGTGGTGGCCGACTACCTGGCCGGCCGCCGCTACCCGCTGGACCTGTTGCGGCAGGTGGCATGA
- the clpS gene encoding ATP-dependent Clp protease adapter ClpS, which translates to MPRKNSPEHDHGVMVESGKPEIARPPMYQVLLLNDDYTPMDFVVTVLQQFFSLDLERATQVMLHVHTRGRGVCGVYTREVAESKVAQVNEFSRMNQHPLLCTMEKA; encoded by the coding sequence ATGCCCCGCAAGAATTCCCCCGAGCACGATCATGGCGTCATGGTGGAGTCCGGAAAGCCGGAAATCGCCCGACCGCCGATGTATCAGGTGCTGCTGCTGAACGATGACTACACCCCGATGGACTTCGTGGTGACCGTGCTGCAGCAGTTCTTCTCCCTGGACCTGGAACGCGCCACCCAGGTGATGCTGCACGTGCATACCCGCGGCCGCGGCGTCTGCGGGGTGTATACCCGCGAGGTGGCTGAATCCAAGGTGGCTCAGGTGAACGAGTTCTCGCGGATGAACCAGCACCCCCTGTTGTGCACGATGGAAAAAGCCTGA